GTGGGGCTGGCGGTGGCGATCGAATACATCCGGTCCGTCGGCTTCGGAACGATCCAGCGCCGCGAAAACGCCCTCTGCGCGCTGGCCCTGAACGAGATGAAAAAGATGCCGCACGTGCATGTGCTCGGCAGCGACGACCCGCTCGGCCATCACGGCATTCTGTCCTTCACGATCGACGGCGTGCATCCGCACGACATCGCGGCGATCTGCGACGAAGCGCGTATCTGCGTGCGGGCCGGACATCACTGCGCCCAGCCCCTGCTCGAGCACCTCGGCTGCCGCTCGACGGCGCGCGCCAGCATCGCTTTTTACAACACGGAGGAAGACATCCGCCGTTTTATCGCCTGCCTGGCGGGCATCCGAAAGAAGATGGGTTACAATGGAAAGTAGAACATTTTACAACGAAGTTCTCACCGAACACAACGTGCGCCCCGCGCACAAGCGCGCGCTGGCAGGCGAGTGTTTCTCGCTGGAAGGTGTCAACCCGTCCTGCGGCGACGACATCACGCTCAGCCTCAGGGTCGAAGACGGCGTCATCGTCGACGGCGCCTTCGAGGGCGACGGCTGCGCGATCTCGCAGGCTTCCGCGGACATCATGCTCGATCTCGTCATCGGCCGCACGAAAGAGGAAGCCCTGCGCCTGTCGGACGTCTTCCGGCGCATGATCCAGGGCGCGGCCTCCGAGGCGGAGATCGAAGAGCTCGAAGAGGCCGGCGCGCTGCGCGACGTCTCCCACATGCCGGCGCGCGTCAAGTGCGCCGTGCTGGGGTGGCACACCCTGGACGAGATCCTGAGGAACCCCGATAAAGCCGTCGGGCAGCGCTGACGCTGCTTGAACGAAAAAATTTCCCCGAGCCCCCGGGGAAATTTTTATGGGTGCCCCAAGCGGACAAAGTCATTGGTTTATGATAAAATAGATAAAATTAAAATGATAATAACGGGATAAAGAGCGGGCGCGCCTTTTTCTTTGTCCCGATCATAAAGAGGGGTGACAGTCGATGAAGTTTTTTGCTTTAAGGCGGTTGCGGGCGTTTCTGACCCTGACGGCGGTGACGGTGGCGTGTTCCGGAGCGGCCGCCGCCGAGAAGGTTCTTCTCGACACCGACATGGTGGAGGCTTTTGACGACGGCATTGCCATGCTCATGCTGGCCCGAGCGCCGCAGGTCGAGCTGCTCGGAGTGACGACGGTCGTCGGCAACACCTGGGTTGAAGAGGGAACGGCCTATGCCCTGCGCCAGCTTGAAGCCGTCAAGCTCGAATGGAAGGTGCCCGTGGCGATGGGATTTGCCGAGGCCACGCGCCGCGGCCGCGCCGAAGGGCTTGGAGAAGAGCGACGTCTTTTCGGCGAAGGGCACGACGACTGGATGGGCGCCTATTCCCACCCGCGCCCCGAATCATGGCAGGCTGCCTACAAGGCGATGTACGGCGTCGAGCCCAAATGCGCCCCCGTCAAGGAACACGCGGTTGACCTCATGATCGACTGCGTCAAACGCAACCCCGGCGAGGTGACGATCGTCGAAATCGGCTCCTGCGGCAATCTCGCCGCGGCCGTGCGTCGGGCGCCGGAAATTGTGCCGCTGATCAAGCGCGTGATCTACATGGGCGGCTCGGTCTTTCAGGAAGGCAACGTCACGCCGGCGGCGGAGTTCAACTGGTGGTTCGATCCTGAAGCGGCCCGCAGTTGCCTGCGCACGCCCTTTAAGGAGCAAATCATCGTCCCGCTCGACGTCTGCGAGAAGATCCGTTTCGACGGCCCCCGCCTGCTCGACGTGATAGGGCGCGTAAAGAACGAGATAATCGCGCCGATGCTGCGGCGCAAGTATGACCTTTTCTTCGCCGATAATCCCGATTACGTGATTTACGTCTGGGACGTGATCGCGGCGGCGATCTTTGTGGATCCGTCGCTGATCGCCGAGGAAGTCTCGTATCCCGTGGACGTGGACGACCAGTTCGGCCTGAGCTACGGCAAGGTTTACGCCTTCAAAGGGAAAGCCCCCGTCGGCGCTCGGAGTGCCCGCATTATCCTGACGGTCGACGAGGGACGGCTGTGGGAAATGATCTACAAGCTCTGCGACGAGCTTTAAGCGAACGCGACAAGGCCCGGATCTCCGCGGAGATCCGGGCCTTGTCGCTGTGTGGTCAAAAGAATTCCATAAACGATTCTTTCACGACATTTCCGGTATAATCTGAAACGATGGAACGGATTCTTTCATCGCAAATAATTTTACGGAGGCATTGCAATGAGTCAGAACGGTTTCACCCAGCTCTATCCGTCAGTCTGGAAACAGGACAAGCAGAACGCGATCATGGAGTTCGCCGAAGGCTACAAGGCCTTTCTCGATACGTGCAAGACAGAACGCGAGACCGCGGCCGAAGTGATCCGCCAGGCGGAAGCGGCGGGCTACGAGAATCTCGACGAGCTGTGCGTGGCGAGGAAAAAACTGCAGCCCGGCGACAAAGTGTACGCGCTGCGCCAGAACAAGGCGGCGGCGCTCT
The window above is part of the Pyramidobacter piscolens W5455 genome. Proteins encoded here:
- the sufU gene encoding Fe-S cluster assembly sulfur transfer protein SufU; translated protein: MESRTFYNEVLTEHNVRPAHKRALAGECFSLEGVNPSCGDDITLSLRVEDGVIVDGAFEGDGCAISQASADIMLDLVIGRTKEEALRLSDVFRRMIQGAASEAEIEELEEAGALRDVSHMPARVKCAVLGWHTLDEILRNPDKAVGQR
- a CDS encoding nucleoside hydrolase, which encodes MKFFALRRLRAFLTLTAVTVACSGAAAAEKVLLDTDMVEAFDDGIAMLMLARAPQVELLGVTTVVGNTWVEEGTAYALRQLEAVKLEWKVPVAMGFAEATRRGRAEGLGEERRLFGEGHDDWMGAYSHPRPESWQAAYKAMYGVEPKCAPVKEHAVDLMIDCVKRNPGEVTIVEIGSCGNLAAAVRRAPEIVPLIKRVIYMGGSVFQEGNVTPAAEFNWWFDPEAARSCLRTPFKEQIIVPLDVCEKIRFDGPRLLDVIGRVKNEIIAPMLRRKYDLFFADNPDYVIYVWDVIAAAIFVDPSLIAEEVSYPVDVDDQFGLSYGKVYAFKGKAPVGARSARIILTVDEGRLWEMIYKLCDEL